The Tumebacillus amylolyticus genome contains a region encoding:
- a CDS encoding DNA polymerase IV: MSRYGLTDKRQILLVDMNSFYASVEQAQNPGWRGKPVVICGDPERRSGIVLAASREAKAFGIKTVDPVWEVRQKCPQAILVRPRMETYIEVSMHIMEIAKRFTPQVEVFSIDELFLDVTGTEKLWGGPWEVARKFRELVREETGVVCSVGISYNKLCAKVCCDTMAKKAPEGIHEWTSEHIEPEMHRLPVRELFGVGSRMEKHFHSRGLVTIGDLANYPLHLLKKRFGIVGEVYHLSANGIDYSPVTPNTFRQDMKGCGHMMTLPRDYESAEEVEVVLLELAEEVGRRLRRMRKRGRTINIMCGYKGFMGGFSRQWTMPDATYMTRDLYEAARKLFHQHWDGSPVRSIGVSVDNLVDDSVQQLDLFRDWERERRLAYTLDNLQDRFGKTAVMRAASLTSAGQALERAGKIGGHYK; this comes from the coding sequence ATGTCACGGTATGGTTTAACGGATAAGCGGCAAATTTTGCTGGTGGATATGAACTCTTTTTACGCGAGCGTCGAGCAGGCGCAGAATCCAGGCTGGCGGGGCAAGCCGGTCGTAATCTGCGGAGACCCGGAGCGACGCAGCGGCATCGTGCTCGCGGCGAGTCGCGAAGCGAAGGCGTTTGGGATCAAGACGGTCGATCCTGTCTGGGAAGTGCGGCAGAAGTGCCCGCAAGCGATCCTCGTGCGACCTCGCATGGAGACGTACATCGAAGTGTCTATGCACATCATGGAGATCGCCAAGCGATTTACGCCGCAGGTGGAGGTATTCTCCATCGACGAGTTGTTTCTCGATGTGACGGGGACGGAGAAGCTCTGGGGAGGTCCGTGGGAAGTGGCGCGCAAGTTCCGCGAGTTGGTGCGGGAGGAGACGGGCGTGGTCTGCTCGGTCGGCATCTCGTACAACAAGCTCTGCGCCAAGGTCTGCTGCGACACGATGGCCAAGAAAGCACCGGAAGGCATCCACGAATGGACGTCGGAGCACATCGAACCGGAGATGCACCGTCTGCCTGTGCGTGAGCTGTTCGGCGTCGGTTCTCGGATGGAGAAGCACTTCCACAGCCGAGGCTTGGTGACGATCGGCGACCTGGCGAACTACCCGTTGCATCTCTTGAAGAAACGCTTCGGGATCGTCGGCGAAGTGTACCATCTCTCGGCGAACGGCATCGACTACAGCCCGGTGACGCCGAATACGTTTCGTCAGGATATGAAAGGCTGCGGGCACATGATGACTCTGCCGCGCGACTACGAGTCGGCGGAGGAGGTCGAAGTCGTGCTCTTGGAACTGGCGGAGGAGGTAGGACGCCGTCTGCGTCGGATGCGCAAGCGGGGGCGCACGATCAACATCATGTGCGGGTACAAAGGCTTCATGGGCGGATTCTCCCGCCAGTGGACGATGCCGGACGCAACGTACATGACACGCGACCTCTACGAAGCGGCGCGGAAACTGTTTCACCAGCACTGGGACGGATCGCCGGTGCGCTCGATCGGCGTCTCTGTCGACAACTTGGTGGACGACTCGGTTCAACAACTCGACCTCTTTCGCGACTGGGAGCGAGAGCGACGGCTCGCGTACACGCTTGACAACTTGCAGGACCGTTTCGGCAAGACCGCCGTCATGCGCGCCGCTTCCCTGACTTCGGCAGGTCAGGCGTTGGAGCGGGCGGGGAAGATCGGCGGCCACTATAAGTAA
- the aroA gene encoding 3-phosphoshikimate 1-carboxyvinyltransferase, giving the protein MDKQIQPVTTLSGIVTVPGDKSISHRAVMFGALADGVTRVTGFLPGADCLSTVDCFRKLGVQIEQHSATELSVHGVGLNGLQEPTDVLDVGNSGTTARLMLGILAGQPFHCTVTGDASIRKRPMGRVATPLREMGAIIDGRDGGRLAPLSVRGGGLKSFKYESPVASAQVKSGILLAGLFAEGETGVREPEPSRDHTERMLQAFGVEVSQREGFITVQGGSRLTATDIHVPGDISSAAFLLVAASIVPGSDVTIRGVGLNPTRTGILDVLLDMGAQIEVLNERLEGGEPIGDLRVRGSQLRATTVRGEIIPRLIDEVPVLAVAATQAEGVTEIRDAAELKVKESNRIATTANELRKFGADVEELEDGLRIRGGAKLRGGAVIETHHDHRIAMSMAVAALVADGAATIRDWEAVDVSFPGFAELLQNL; this is encoded by the coding sequence CCGGCTTTTTGCCGGGAGCAGACTGTCTGAGCACAGTGGATTGCTTCCGCAAGCTGGGCGTTCAGATCGAGCAACATTCGGCGACCGAGCTGTCCGTACACGGTGTGGGCCTCAACGGTTTGCAAGAACCGACCGACGTGCTGGATGTCGGCAACTCGGGCACGACGGCGCGTCTCATGCTGGGCATTTTGGCGGGACAACCCTTCCATTGCACCGTGACGGGCGATGCGTCGATTCGCAAGCGTCCGATGGGGCGCGTCGCAACGCCTCTGCGTGAGATGGGCGCTATCATCGACGGTCGGGACGGCGGTCGACTGGCTCCGTTGTCTGTGCGCGGAGGCGGGTTGAAATCGTTCAAGTATGAGTCTCCGGTTGCGAGTGCCCAAGTCAAGTCGGGCATTCTGCTGGCGGGTCTGTTTGCGGAAGGGGAGACCGGTGTCCGCGAACCGGAGCCGTCCCGCGACCATACGGAGCGCATGTTGCAAGCGTTTGGCGTGGAAGTGAGTCAGCGCGAGGGATTCATTACGGTACAGGGCGGTTCGCGTCTGACGGCGACCGATATCCACGTGCCGGGCGACATCTCGTCGGCGGCGTTCTTGCTGGTGGCGGCGTCGATCGTGCCGGGTTCCGACGTGACGATTCGCGGCGTGGGTCTCAATCCGACCCGTACCGGGATTCTCGATGTGCTGCTCGACATGGGAGCGCAAATCGAAGTGCTCAACGAGCGTCTCGAAGGCGGCGAACCGATCGGCGACCTGCGCGTGCGCGGCAGTCAATTGCGGGCGACCACGGTACGCGGGGAGATCATCCCGCGCTTGATCGACGAAGTGCCGGTTCTGGCGGTGGCGGCGACGCAAGCGGAGGGCGTGACGGAGATTCGGGACGCAGCGGAGCTGAAAGTCAAGGAATCGAACCGCATCGCGACCACGGCGAACGAACTGCGCAAGTTCGGCGCTGACGTCGAGGAATTGGAAGACGGTCTGCGCATTCGCGGCGGCGCGAAACTTCGTGGCGGGGCTGTTATCGAGACGCACCACGACCACCGGATCGCGATGTCGATGGCAGTGGCGGCTCTGGTAGCAGACGGTGCTGCCACGATCCGCGATTGGGAAGCGGTGGACGTTTCCTTCCCGGGATTCGCGGAATTATTGCAAAATCTCTGA